A part of Pseudomonas sp. HR96 genomic DNA contains:
- a CDS encoding glycosyltransferase family 4 protein encodes MQLAFVLYKYFPFGGLQRDFMRIALECQQRGHQIRVYTLIWEGEVPPGFEVLVVPVKALSNHSRNEKMLKWMNADLAKRPVDRLVGFNKMAGLDVYYAADGCYEDKAQNLRHSMYRFWSRYKHFAEYERAVFARDAKTQILMISEVQQPLFIKHYQTPPERFHLLPPGISLDRRAPANAAEIRAQFRGEFMLEDHELLLVQIGSGFKTKGTDRTLKAIAALPGELKKRVRLMVIGQDDPKVFQLQSAALGLGERVQFLKGRSDIPRFLLGADLLIHPAYNENTGTVLLEALVAGLPVLVSAVCGYAHYIAEAEGGLVLDEPFEQDQLNRYLARMLEDDAARAAWGANGLRFAETADIYSMPQHAADVILAQESA; translated from the coding sequence ATGCAGCTGGCCTTCGTGCTTTACAAATATTTCCCGTTCGGCGGCCTGCAGCGAGACTTCATGCGCATCGCGCTGGAGTGCCAGCAGCGCGGCCATCAGATCCGCGTGTACACGCTCATCTGGGAGGGCGAGGTGCCCCCGGGCTTCGAGGTGCTGGTGGTGCCGGTCAAGGCGCTGTCCAACCACAGCCGCAACGAGAAGATGCTCAAGTGGATGAACGCCGATCTGGCCAAGCGCCCGGTCGACCGCCTGGTCGGCTTCAACAAGATGGCCGGCCTGGACGTCTATTACGCGGCCGACGGCTGCTACGAGGACAAGGCGCAGAACCTGCGCCATTCCATGTACCGCTTCTGGAGCCGCTACAAGCACTTTGCCGAATACGAGCGCGCGGTGTTCGCCCGGGACGCCAAAACGCAGATTCTGATGATTTCCGAAGTGCAGCAGCCGCTGTTCATCAAGCACTACCAGACCCCACCGGAGCGCTTCCACCTGTTGCCGCCGGGCATTTCCCTGGACCGTCGGGCGCCGGCCAATGCCGCCGAGATCCGCGCGCAGTTTCGCGGCGAGTTCATGCTCGAAGACCACGAGCTGCTGCTGGTGCAGATCGGCTCCGGGTTCAAGACCAAGGGCACCGACCGCACGCTCAAGGCGATCGCCGCGCTGCCGGGCGAGCTGAAAAAGCGCGTGCGGCTGATGGTCATCGGCCAGGACGACCCCAAGGTCTTCCAGCTGCAGAGCGCCGCCCTGGGCCTGGGTGAGCGGGTGCAGTTTCTCAAGGGGCGCAGCGATATTCCGCGCTTCCTGCTGGGCGCCGACCTGCTGATCCATCCGGCCTACAACGAGAACACCGGCACCGTACTGCTCGAAGCGCTGGTGGCCGGGCTGCCGGTGCTGGTCTCGGCGGTGTGCGGCTATGCCCATTACATAGCCGAGGCCGAGGGCGGCCTGGTGCTCGACGAACCCTTCGAGCAGGATCAGCTCAACCGCTACCTGGCGCGCATGCTCGAAGACGATGCGGCGCGCGCTGCCTGGGGCGCCAACGGCCTGCGCTTCGCCGAAACCGCCGACATCTACAGCATGCCGCAGCACGCCGCCGATGTGATCCTCGCGCAGGAGTCGGCATGA
- a CDS encoding carbamoyltransferase → MALTILGLSGALSHDPSAALYIDGKLIAAAEEERFVRDKHAKNRMPYESAKFCLEQAGIKPSDVDVVAIPFAPISLFGEARWHYAKRYWYAPDRALDAILMGNRRYKRYRNKIVWCLEQLGFDPKKIKIEPVEHHLAHASSAYHCSGFTEKTAILGIDGKGEYATTFFGYGENGKIHKIKEFFDPDSLGGLYGAITEFLGFEMLDGEFKVMGMAPYGDASKYDFSRLASFENGELVINTDYANVIGLRRYKEKGKGFYFSPKLIEWLGPKREGDIADEPYIHYAASMQALFEKLSLQMIDHYLGDILKQTGKLAFAGGCALNVKLNQKIIARPDVKELFVQPASGDAGTAVGAAAYVSHARGVPVEKMEHVYLGPSYSNEDVIAACARHPSAPTWRKLDNMPQQIARIMVDGNPVAWFQGRMEFGPRALGGRSIIGCPSVAGVADRINHQIKFRERWRPFCPSMLDTVAPQMIKVDHPAPFMTFTFEVAEEWKTRVPEVVHEDGTSRAQVLKREYNPRYYDMMKALEDLTGNGVSLNTSLNRRGEPMICSPTDALNMFFGSDLQYLIMEDILVVKEGANAYDTLG, encoded by the coding sequence TTGGCATTGACGATTCTCGGCCTGTCCGGCGCCCTGAGCCATGATCCCTCCGCAGCCCTTTATATCGACGGCAAGCTGATCGCAGCGGCCGAAGAAGAGCGCTTCGTGCGCGACAAGCACGCAAAGAACCGCATGCCTTACGAGTCGGCGAAGTTCTGCCTGGAACAGGCCGGCATCAAGCCGTCCGATGTCGATGTGGTGGCCATTCCGTTTGCCCCCATCAGCCTGTTCGGTGAAGCCCGTTGGCATTACGCCAAGCGCTACTGGTATGCCCCGGACCGCGCCCTCGACGCCATCCTGATGGGCAATCGCCGCTACAAGCGCTACCGCAACAAGATCGTCTGGTGCCTGGAGCAGCTGGGCTTCGACCCGAAGAAAATCAAGATCGAGCCGGTCGAGCACCACCTGGCCCACGCTTCGAGTGCCTACCACTGCTCGGGTTTCACCGAGAAGACCGCGATCCTCGGCATCGACGGCAAGGGCGAGTACGCCACCACTTTCTTCGGCTACGGCGAGAACGGCAAGATCCACAAGATCAAGGAATTCTTCGATCCGGACTCGCTGGGCGGGCTGTACGGCGCGATCACCGAGTTCCTCGGTTTCGAGATGCTCGACGGCGAGTTCAAGGTCATGGGCATGGCACCTTACGGTGATGCCAGCAAGTACGACTTCTCGCGCTTGGCCTCCTTCGAGAATGGCGAGCTGGTGATCAACACCGACTACGCCAACGTCATCGGCCTGCGCCGCTACAAGGAGAAGGGCAAGGGCTTCTACTTCTCGCCCAAGCTGATCGAGTGGCTGGGTCCCAAGCGTGAAGGCGACATCGCCGACGAGCCGTACATTCATTATGCGGCCAGCATGCAGGCGCTGTTCGAGAAGCTTTCGCTGCAGATGATCGACCACTACCTGGGCGATATCCTCAAGCAAACCGGCAAGCTGGCCTTCGCCGGCGGCTGCGCGCTGAACGTCAAGCTGAACCAGAAGATCATCGCTCGCCCCGACGTCAAGGAGCTGTTCGTGCAGCCGGCGTCGGGTGATGCCGGCACCGCCGTGGGCGCCGCCGCCTACGTCTCCCACGCCCGTGGCGTGCCGGTGGAGAAGATGGAGCACGTCTACCTCGGCCCGTCCTACTCCAACGAAGACGTGATCGCCGCCTGCGCCCGCCACCCGAGCGCGCCGACCTGGCGCAAGCTCGACAACATGCCGCAGCAGATCGCCCGGATCATGGTCGACGGCAACCCGGTGGCCTGGTTCCAGGGCCGCATGGAGTTCGGCCCGCGCGCTCTCGGCGGCCGCTCGATCATCGGTTGCCCAAGCGTGGCCGGCGTCGCCGACCGCATCAACCACCAGATCAAGTTCCGCGAACGCTGGCGCCCCTTCTGCCCGTCGATGCTCGACACCGTGGCGCCGCAGATGATCAAGGTCGACCACCCGGCACCCTTCATGACCTTTACCTTCGAAGTCGCCGAAGAGTGGAAGACCCGCGTGCCGGAGGTGGTCCACGAGGACGGCACCTCGCGCGCGCAGGTGCTCAAGCGCGAGTACAACCCGCGCTACTACGACATGATGAAGGCGCTCGAAGACCTCACCGGCAACGGCGTGTCGCTCAACACCTCGCTCAACCGTCGTGGCGAACCGATGATCTGCTCGCCGACCGACGCCCTGAACATGTTCTTCGGCTCCGACCTGCAGTACCTGATCATGGAAGACATTCTGGTGGTCAAAGAGGGCGCGAACGCTTATGACACGCTCGGCTGA
- the waaF gene encoding lipopolysaccharide heptosyltransferase II codes for MRILIIGPSWVGDMVMAQTLFQCLKQRHPDCAIDVLAPEWSRPLLERMPEVRQALSFPLGHGALELATRRRIGKSLKGLYDQAILLPNSLKSALVPFFAGIPKRTGWRGELRYGLLNDVRTLDKARYPLMIERFMALAFEPGSLLAQPYPRPRLQIETASRDQALAKFGLTLDRPVLALCPGAEFGESKRWPCEHYAQVAEARIRQGWQVWLFGSKKDHPVGEDIRQRLIPGLREEAVNLSGETSLAEAIDLMSCSDAVVSNDSGLMHVAAALDRPLVAVYGSTSPGFTPPLAEEVEVVRLGLDCSPCFERTCRFGHYNCLRQLDPQRVTDALQRLDHGAEIDLASEVN; via the coding sequence ATGAGAATTCTGATCATTGGACCCAGCTGGGTCGGTGACATGGTGATGGCGCAGACCCTGTTCCAGTGCCTCAAGCAGCGCCATCCCGACTGCGCGATCGACGTGCTCGCCCCCGAGTGGAGCCGGCCACTGCTCGAGCGCATGCCCGAAGTCCGCCAGGCGCTGAGCTTTCCGCTCGGCCATGGCGCTCTGGAGCTGGCGACGCGCCGGCGCATCGGCAAGTCGCTCAAGGGTCTCTACGATCAAGCCATCCTGCTGCCCAACTCGCTGAAGTCGGCCCTGGTGCCCTTTTTCGCCGGCATCCCCAAACGCACCGGTTGGCGCGGCGAGTTGCGCTACGGCCTGCTCAACGACGTGCGCACCCTGGACAAGGCGCGCTACCCGCTGATGATCGAGCGGTTCATGGCCCTGGCCTTCGAACCCGGCAGCCTGCTCGCGCAGCCGTACCCGCGCCCGCGCCTGCAGATCGAAACCGCCAGCCGCGACCAGGCCCTGGCCAAGTTCGGCCTGACGCTCGACCGTCCGGTCCTGGCGCTGTGCCCGGGCGCCGAGTTCGGCGAGTCCAAGCGCTGGCCTTGCGAGCACTATGCCCAGGTCGCCGAGGCGCGCATTCGCCAGGGCTGGCAGGTGTGGCTGTTCGGCTCGAAGAAGGACCATCCGGTGGGCGAGGACATCCGCCAACGGCTGATCCCGGGCCTGCGCGAAGAGGCGGTGAACCTCAGCGGCGAGACCTCGCTGGCCGAGGCCATCGACCTGATGTCCTGCAGCGACGCGGTGGTGTCCAACGACTCGGGCCTGATGCACGTCGCCGCAGCCCTCGACCGGCCGCTGGTGGCGGTGTACGGTTCGACCTCGCCGGGCTTCACCCCGCCCTTGGCCGAAGAGGTCGAGGTGGTGCGCCTGGGCCTGGATTGCAGCCCCTGCTTCGAGCGTACCTGCCGCTTCGGCCACTACAACTGCCTGCGTCAGCTCGACCCGCAGCGCGTCACCGATGCCCTGCAGCGCCTTGACCACGGCGCCGAGATCGACCTGGCCAGCGAGGTTAACTGA
- a CDS encoding lipopolysaccharide kinase InaA family protein translates to MRLSQLQTAGRSPQLPLTVQLADAAGSADLQLLSLLRTLPGQRYVGAGIWRGRPVLAKLLVGSKASRHFQRELAGVRLLAEQGLTTPLLVADGLVEGEGGWLLFELLENAESLGDAWVAVAGLPVLADEQTAVLGEALEAVAKMHERGLWQEDLHLDNLLRHGGRLYLIDGAGVRAEQAGQPLSRQRVLENLGVFFAQLPKSFEPVTEELLVYYLLANGEHALPLEALQKQVDKVRAWRLKDYMSKVGRDCSLFSVQRGAFSLRAMRREEEAAMLPVLAQADALLDQGHLYKTGGAASVGLVHSQGRALVIKRYNIKNFSHWLKRFWRPSRAWQSWEYGNRLAFLGIATPRPLALLEKRWLWLRRQAYLVTEHLPGPDLIERWAPYVDSGEVPQAELVALDQLFAELIRERISHGDLKGHNLFWDQDRWSLIDLDAMCQHRSAGRFAAAYARDRARLLRNWPPESALYRLLDARLPTLEKM, encoded by the coding sequence ATGCGCCTGTCGCAACTGCAAACCGCCGGGCGCAGCCCGCAACTGCCTCTCACCGTGCAGCTGGCCGATGCCGCCGGCAGCGCCGATCTGCAGCTGCTGAGCCTGCTGCGCACTTTGCCGGGCCAGCGTTACGTCGGTGCCGGCATCTGGCGAGGGCGCCCGGTGCTGGCCAAGCTGCTGGTCGGGAGCAAGGCCTCGCGGCATTTCCAGCGTGAGCTGGCCGGCGTGCGCCTGCTCGCCGAACAAGGCTTGACCACGCCGCTGCTGGTGGCCGATGGCCTGGTAGAAGGCGAGGGCGGCTGGCTGCTGTTCGAGCTGCTGGAGAACGCCGAGAGCCTCGGCGATGCCTGGGTCGCCGTGGCCGGCCTGCCGGTGCTGGCCGACGAGCAGACTGCCGTGCTCGGCGAAGCGCTCGAAGCCGTGGCGAAGATGCACGAGCGCGGCCTCTGGCAGGAAGACCTGCACCTGGACAATCTGCTGCGCCACGGCGGCCGGCTGTACCTGATCGACGGCGCCGGGGTGAGGGCCGAGCAGGCCGGCCAGCCGCTGTCGCGCCAGCGCGTGCTGGAAAACCTCGGGGTGTTCTTCGCGCAGTTGCCGAAAAGCTTCGAGCCGGTCACCGAAGAGCTGCTGGTGTACTACCTGCTGGCCAACGGCGAGCACGCCTTGCCCCTCGAAGCCTTGCAGAAGCAGGTCGACAAGGTCCGCGCCTGGCGCCTCAAGGATTACATGAGCAAGGTCGGCCGCGATTGCAGCCTGTTCTCCGTGCAGCGTGGCGCCTTCTCCCTGCGCGCGATGCGCCGCGAGGAAGAGGCCGCCATGCTGCCGGTGCTGGCGCAGGCCGATGCCTTGCTCGACCAGGGCCACCTGTACAAGACCGGCGGCGCCGCCAGCGTCGGCCTGGTGCACAGCCAGGGCCGCGCGCTGGTGATCAAGCGCTACAACATCAAGAATTTCAGCCACTGGCTCAAGCGCTTCTGGCGCCCCAGCCGCGCCTGGCAGTCGTGGGAATACGGCAACCGGCTGGCCTTTCTCGGCATTGCCACCCCCAGGCCCCTGGCCTTGCTGGAGAAACGCTGGCTGTGGCTGCGCCGCCAGGCCTACCTGGTCACCGAGCATCTGCCCGGGCCGGACCTGATCGAGCGCTGGGCCCCGTACGTCGACAGCGGCGAGGTGCCGCAGGCCGAACTCGTGGCCCTCGACCAGCTGTTCGCCGAATTGATCCGCGAGCGCATCAGCCACGGCGACCTCAAGGGCCACAACCTGTTCTGGGACCAGGATCGCTGGTCGCTGATCGACCTCGATGCCATGTGCCAGCACCGTAGCGCCGGCCGCTTCGCCGCCGCCTACGCCCGCGACCGCGCGCGCCTGCTGCGCAACTGGCCGCCCGAGAGTGCCTTGTACCGACTGCTGGATGCCCGCCTGCCGACCCTGGAAAAAATGTAA
- a CDS encoding glycosyltransferase, producing MTRSAERHVLQFCHGYDGPFLDCARQYASVFAGSGYRVTTVFLTGAADAEVAAACGSDEVLFMEYSSKAIRGLKLGAILDLRKIAASRDFSFCIAHRFKPIYIALLATQLPVIGVHHAFGDYQRRGRKVFAHLFRRRLSLLGVSDAVRDDLRRCLAKWPTGRIRTLYNRIDVDALRAEQLTEGPAREALGLAQDSWIVGNVGRLHPDKDQATLLRGFALALPSLPERAQLVIMGKGRLEQDLIELARELGIEDKVRLLGQVADARRYFAAFDVFALSSDHEPFGMVLLEAMAAGVPVIATAAGGAREVVDGVGMLFPLGDAERLAEGLLHLAKLDAGQRQACAESMLARLHERFSDQAVRDNFWRLPAIAALTAEA from the coding sequence ATGACACGCTCGGCTGAGCGCCATGTGCTGCAGTTCTGCCACGGCTATGACGGGCCTTTCCTGGACTGCGCCCGGCAGTACGCCAGCGTGTTCGCAGGGAGCGGCTACCGGGTCACCACGGTGTTTCTCACCGGGGCAGCCGATGCCGAGGTGGCGGCCGCCTGCGGGTCCGACGAAGTGCTGTTCATGGAGTACAGCTCCAAGGCCATTCGCGGGCTGAAGCTGGGGGCCATCCTCGACCTGCGCAAGATCGCCGCGTCGCGCGACTTCAGCTTCTGCATCGCGCACCGCTTCAAGCCGATCTACATCGCCTTGCTCGCCACCCAGCTGCCGGTGATCGGCGTGCACCACGCCTTTGGTGATTACCAGCGGCGTGGGCGCAAGGTCTTCGCCCATCTGTTCCGCCGCCGCCTGAGCCTGCTGGGGGTGTCCGACGCGGTGCGCGACGACCTGCGCCGCTGCCTGGCGAAATGGCCGACCGGGCGCATCCGCACCCTGTACAACCGCATCGACGTCGACGCCCTGCGCGCCGAGCAGCTGACCGAAGGGCCGGCCCGCGAAGCGCTGGGCCTGGCCCAGGACAGCTGGATCGTCGGCAACGTCGGGCGCCTGCACCCGGACAAGGACCAGGCCACGCTGCTGCGCGGTTTCGCCCTGGCCCTGCCTTCGCTGCCCGAACGCGCGCAGCTGGTGATCATGGGCAAGGGCCGCCTGGAGCAGGACCTCATCGAACTGGCCCGCGAGCTGGGCATCGAGGACAAGGTGCGCCTGCTCGGCCAGGTCGCCGACGCGCGCCGCTATTTCGCCGCGTTCGACGTGTTCGCCCTGAGCTCGGACCATGAGCCGTTCGGCATGGTCCTGCTCGAAGCCATGGCCGCCGGGGTGCCGGTGATCGCCACTGCGGCCGGCGGTGCCCGCGAGGTGGTCGATGGCGTTGGCATGCTGTTCCCGCTGGGCGATGCCGAGCGCCTGGCCGAAGGCCTGCTGCACCTGGCGAAGCTCGATGCCGGGCAGCGCCAGGCTTGCGCCGAGTCGATGCTGGCGCGCCTGCACGAACGCTTCTCGGACCAAGCCGTGCGCGACAACTTCTGGCGCCTGCCGGCGATCGCCGCGTTGACGGCGGAGGCTTGA
- the waaC gene encoding lipopolysaccharide heptosyltransferase I, with translation MRVLVVKTSSLGDIIHTLPALTDAARAIPGIRFDWVVEEGFAEIPKWHPAVDRVIPVAVRRWRTAPWQAIKSGEWGRYKKQVREQRYDLVIDAQGLFKSAWLTRYVKKTPVAGMDRQSVREPLASRFYDRRLAVGRGQHAVERLRRLFALALGYDLPDVIGDYGLHPLRPVGSQRATPYVVFLHGTTWDTKHWPEAYWRDLAVRLAGAGIDVRLPWGNDAEFARAQRLAAGLNSVKVLPRLNLAGIAAVLAEASACVAVDTGLGHLAAALDVPTLSLFGPTNPVLTGAYGRSQVHLASDWPCAPCLQKKCTYKPTPEDLARFDLKREWPLCFTRLNSERVAGRLSALLLAEELR, from the coding sequence TTGCGGGTACTGGTAGTCAAGACCTCGTCGCTGGGCGACATCATCCACACCTTGCCGGCGCTGACCGATGCCGCTCGGGCCATTCCCGGCATCCGTTTCGACTGGGTGGTGGAGGAGGGCTTCGCGGAGATTCCGAAATGGCATCCGGCCGTCGATCGGGTCATCCCGGTGGCGGTCCGCCGTTGGCGCACGGCGCCCTGGCAAGCGATCAAGAGCGGCGAATGGGGCCGCTACAAGAAACAGGTGCGCGAGCAGCGCTACGACCTGGTGATCGATGCTCAGGGCCTGTTCAAGAGCGCCTGGCTGACCCGCTACGTGAAAAAGACCCCGGTCGCCGGGATGGACCGCCAGTCGGTCCGCGAGCCCCTGGCCAGCCGTTTCTATGACCGGCGCCTGGCGGTCGGGCGCGGCCAGCATGCGGTGGAGCGCCTGCGCCGGCTGTTCGCCCTGGCGCTGGGCTACGACCTGCCCGACGTGATCGGCGACTACGGCCTGCACCCGCTGCGCCCGGTGGGCAGCCAGCGCGCTACGCCCTATGTGGTGTTTCTGCACGGCACCACGTGGGACACCAAGCATTGGCCGGAGGCCTACTGGCGTGACCTCGCTGTGCGCCTGGCGGGTGCTGGCATCGACGTGCGCCTGCCCTGGGGCAACGACGCCGAATTCGCCCGCGCCCAGCGCCTGGCGGCGGGGCTCAACAGCGTGAAGGTGCTGCCACGGCTGAACCTGGCAGGGATCGCAGCGGTGCTGGCCGAGGCCAGCGCCTGCGTCGCGGTGGACACCGGCCTGGGCCACCTGGCGGCGGCGCTGGACGTGCCGACCCTGTCGCTGTTCGGGCCGACCAACCCGGTACTGACCGGTGCCTACGGACGCAGCCAGGTCCACCTCGCCAGCGACTGGCCCTGCGCGCCCTGCCTGCAGAAAAAATGCACCTACAAGCCGACGCCGGAAGACCTGGCGCGGTTCGATCTCAAACGCGAGTGGCCACTGTGCTTCACTCGCCTGAACTCCGAGCGGGTGGCCGGGCGCCTGAGTGCCCTGTTGCTGGCCGAGGAGTTACGTTAA
- the rfaP gene encoding lipopolysaccharide core heptose(I) kinase RfaP, with protein sequence MKLMLKAPFERLWAGRDPFVEVERLQGEVYRELENRRTLRTEVAGRGYFVKIHRGIGWGEIFKNLCTAKLPVLGAGQELRAIERLTQAGVPTMTAVAYGERGADPARQHSFIITEELAPTISLEDFCMDWPQQPPPPRLKRALIAAVADMTGTMHRAGVNHRDCYIAHFLLHTDRPVTAEDFRLSLIDLHRAQVRAQTPRRWRDKDLAALYFSVLDIGLTRRDVLRFLKVYFQAPLRQVLRERAALLAWLEPKAQKLYDRKLRYGDAL encoded by the coding sequence ATGAAACTGATGTTGAAAGCGCCTTTCGAGCGCCTGTGGGCCGGCCGCGATCCGTTCGTTGAAGTCGAGCGCCTGCAGGGCGAGGTCTATCGTGAGCTGGAGAACCGCCGCACCTTGCGCACCGAGGTGGCCGGGCGCGGCTACTTCGTCAAGATTCACCGCGGCATTGGCTGGGGCGAGATCTTCAAGAACCTCTGCACCGCCAAGCTGCCGGTGCTCGGCGCCGGCCAGGAGCTGCGTGCCATCGAGCGCCTGACCCAGGCCGGTGTGCCCACCATGACCGCCGTGGCCTACGGCGAACGCGGCGCGGATCCGGCCAGGCAACACTCGTTCATCATCACCGAGGAGCTGGCGCCGACCATCAGCCTCGAGGATTTCTGCATGGACTGGCCGCAACAGCCACCGCCGCCGCGGCTCAAGCGCGCGCTGATTGCGGCAGTGGCGGACATGACCGGGACCATGCACCGCGCCGGGGTCAATCACCGCGACTGCTACATCGCGCACTTTCTGCTGCACACCGATCGCCCGGTCACGGCCGAGGATTTTCGTCTGTCGCTGATCGACCTGCACCGCGCCCAGGTGCGCGCGCAGACCCCTCGGCGCTGGCGCGACAAGGATCTGGCCGCGCTGTATTTCTCGGTGCTCGACATCGGCCTGACCCGGCGCGACGTGCTGCGTTTTCTCAAGGTGTACTTCCAGGCGCCGCTGCGCCAGGTGCTGCGCGAGCGGGCCGCTTTGCTGGCCTGGCTCGAGCCCAAGGCGCAGAAACTGTACGACCGTAAACTTCGTTATGGAGACGCGCTTTGA
- a CDS encoding lipopolysaccharide kinase InaA family protein: MSDFIAEADGKLLHSHGLDRFDALWALPLEAVDEPNTGRGGWSRVFRLDLDGQGFYLKRQANYLTRTLRRPLGEPTFAREFRNIDHYRKLAIPALQAVYYGQRQVDGELRAMLMTRALDGWTDLDGLLAQWAILTAAQHRAIVRACGELARTLHDAGQVHGCFYPKHIFLRASGDRYLAQLIDLEKTRPLLFGQRDRVRDLEPLLRRAGAWGAGDVRGFLAAYLNVPGDSAQVDAWVARLGRRRSHKETR; encoded by the coding sequence ATGAGCGATTTCATCGCCGAGGCTGACGGCAAGCTGCTGCACAGCCACGGCCTCGACAGGTTCGACGCTTTGTGGGCGCTGCCGCTCGAAGCGGTCGACGAACCCAACACCGGGCGCGGCGGCTGGAGCCGCGTGTTTCGCCTGGACCTCGACGGCCAGGGTTTCTATCTCAAGCGCCAGGCCAACTACCTGACCCGCACCCTGCGCCGGCCGCTGGGCGAGCCGACCTTTGCTCGCGAGTTTCGCAACATCGACCACTACCGCAAGCTGGCCATCCCGGCACTGCAAGCCGTCTACTACGGCCAGCGCCAGGTCGATGGCGAGCTGCGCGCCATGCTCATGACCCGCGCGCTGGACGGCTGGACCGACCTCGACGGGCTGCTGGCGCAGTGGGCGATCCTCACTGCGGCCCAGCACCGGGCAATCGTGCGCGCCTGCGGCGAGCTGGCGCGCACGCTGCACGATGCCGGCCAGGTGCACGGTTGCTTCTACCCCAAGCACATCTTTCTGCGCGCCAGCGGGGACCGCTACCTGGCGCAGTTGATCGACCTGGAGAAGACCCGTCCGTTGCTGTTCGGCCAGCGCGACCGGGTCCGCGACCTCGAACCGCTGCTGCGCCGCGCGGGCGCCTGGGGCGCGGGCGATGTGCGCGGTTTTCTCGCCGCCTACCTCAACGTGCCGGGCGACAGCGCCCAGGTCGACGCCTGGGTCGCGCGCCTGGGTCGCCGCCGCAGCCATAAAGAGACTCGCTGA